From Tubulanus polymorphus chromosome 9, tnTubPoly1.2, whole genome shotgun sequence, a single genomic window includes:
- the LOC141911295 gene encoding uncharacterized protein LOC141911295, producing MKRFFRRIRDFATGSPDSSNEDAELTNERKCQLNQISTAIPDYLKTLYKERFGMLKPEPWEAEHSTRQFVPFTSRHPRLQIALTKSTGEVLELSLPSGDVTNELFSARADTRVRCACIKGSIDTGKTTMIRKIALDWVGSEPYVNKYKTVYAADLEDLNYNGDQSFLELLAEMLPSGGEGEKLTAKEIEYILESNSNDESLFLLDNIDLVDDELKRAEIVDFLEEPPGGDKTVVVVTCRRDRVLEDLEVEHEWFCLRGMTVNQAKRNPFPSSRRRSSSTLSAMLLVSKKSSSKKKCFKKPPTGGVQKVPGFLIDKQFVKPLYLKIYDALYMRKNSRRRPAASIPAMLNDFMYHVMGEFTGSFIDSVTNYHVIGELCILAQESLRAGSWKLADEQLNEKSGIVAALLEKRRDCERRFCSKSIHTYLAGLGVVTPFDNRIPFDRVSFDRIDSELEKFGKLFLASIVHSLDATGNDAWRTLIETVLDRTALPTGCTHGLYCACAVVTRQLLSHSASFWCPEDDEHLLTLANSCVVTCRNYDVYFHMQRLMTSLVPGVGLNCEATLELMSSFLSPIVYLNRDTSPVIQALVPVLLARQTCPIEIIFLCHTFNMTAAYKDRIEDGLRQNRSVRGIVAVTVPGVTLQWTGYRKCPTVTWFLTLAFTTDEDFYHLKADDKKRFRLLEKRNDHWHVTGRSLGIEDLRDRDAEEPLERLHLRLPAERGSSTLIAITKLLKHPYPLTHLYLDGGAPDDPEDYTNHLKNVIPNLRELRLGSLIRSNGHVDFVRVVRLANNLRTVQVGVDMNNTSRNVCQSIGQLVNLTGFHAGLNTYHWPTTLGCYPALADLTIYLKNDEQTQNILDFMNHSRSRDLRVLRLETGSGYEQPEVDDVTAILDSIGNHENLISARLCFLGVELSEAQIAQIAEIIGDHIGLVHLSLFTRNSATLLEQEELKDALRRSVRPRFVETKFTR from the exons atgaAGAGATTTTTTAGACGTATCAGAGATTTCGCGACCGGAAGTCCGGATTCGTCGAACGAAGATGCAGAGTTG ACGAACGAACGGAAATGTCAACTAAATCAGATCA GTACCGCGATACCCGATTATCTGAAAACGCTGTACAAAGAACGCTTTGGGATGCTTAAACCGGAACCGTGGGAGGCCGAACACTCTACCCGTCAATTCGTTCCGTTTACCAGCCGTCATCCTCGCCTACAAATTGCGTTAACCAAATCGACCGGCGAGGTCTTGGAATTAAGCCTACCATCGGGTGACGTCACGAATGAACTATTCTCCGCGCGGGCGGATACGCGTGTTCGGTGCGCTTGTATCAAAG GAAGTATTGATACTGGTAAAACTACGATGATTCGAAAGATCGCTTTAGATTGGGTCGGAAGTGAACCGTACGTGAACAAATACAAAACCGTTTACGCAGCGGACCTGGAAGATTTAAACTACAACGGCGACCAATCATTCCTCGAATTACTAGCCGAGATGCTGCCCTCTGGTGGCGAGGGCGAGAAGCTGACGGCGAAAGAAATCGAATATATTTTGGAGTCAAACTCGAACGACGAGAGTTTATTTCTGTTGGATAACATCGACCTGGTCGACGACGAACTGAAACGCGCCGAAATCGTCGACTTCCTCGAAGAACCGCCAGGTGGCGACAAAACCGTCGTCGTGGTGACGTGCAGACGGGATCGGGTGTTGGAAGATTTGGAGGTCGAGCACGAGTGGTTCTGTTTGCGAGGAATGACGGTGAATCAGGCTAAGAGGAATCCGTTCCCGTCCTCGCGGCGCCGATCCAGCTCAACTCTGAGCGCGATGCTACTCGTCAGTAAAAAGTCATCGTCgaagaaaaaatgtttcaaaaaaCCACCGACAGGCGGCGTGCAGAAAGTACCCGGATTTCTAATCGATAAACAATTCGTGAAACcgttatatttgaaaatctaCGACGCTCTGTACATGCGGAAGAATTCTCGTCGCCGTCCGGCAGCCTCTATACCCGCCATGTTGAACGATTTCATGTACCACGTGATGGGCGAATTCACCGGAAGTTTCATCGATTCGGTCACCAACTATCACGTGATCGGCGAATTGTGCATCCTGGCGCAGGAGAGTTTACGCGCCGGAAGCTGGAAACTGGCGGACGAACAGCTGAACGAGAAAAGCGGAATCGTGGCGGCGTTGTTGGAGAAACGACGCGATTGTGAGCGTCGCTTCTGCAGTAAGTCAATCCATACCTACCTGGCCGGGTTGGGTGTCGTCACCCCGTTCGATAACCGGATCCCCTTCGATCGAGTCTCATTCGACCGAATCGATTCCGAACTGGAGAAATTCGGTAAATTATTCCTGGCTTCGATCGTCCATTCGTTGGACGCGACCGGTAACGACGCCTGGCGGACGCTGATCGAAACAGTGCTCGATCGAACGGCTCTACCGACCGGATGTACGCACGGTCTCTACTGCGCGTGCGCGGTCGTCACGCGACAGCTGCTGAGTCACTCGGCTTCGTTCTGGTGCCCGGAAGACGACGAGCACCTGTTGACCCTTGCCAACAGTTGCGTGGTCACGTGTCGCAACTACGACGTGTATTTCCACATGCAGAGATTGATGACGAGTTTGGTTCCGGGGGTCGGTTTGAACTGCGAAGCGACACTGGAGCTGATGTCGTCGTTCCTGTCGCCTATAGTGTATCTAAACCGCGACACGAGCCCCGTCATACAGGCACTGGTTCCCGTACTGCTGGCCCGTCAAACCTGCCCCATCGAAATCATCTTTCTCTGCCACACGTTCAACATGACTGCCGCCTATAAGGACCGTATCGAAGACGGTCTCCGTCAAAACCGTTCGGTTCGAGGAATAGTCGCGGTAACCGTGCCCGGGGTGACGCTTCAGTGGACCGGATACCGCAAGTGCCCGACTGTCACGTGGTTTCTGACCTTGGCATTCACGACAGACGAGGATTTCTACCATTTGAAGGCCGACGATAAAAAACGGTTTCGTCTGCTCGAGAAACGGAACGACCACTGGCACGTGACCGGTCGTTCGCTCGGTATTGAAGATTTGCGCGATCGCGACGCGGAGGAGCCGTTAGAACGACTGCACCTCCGTCTACCGGCCGAACGCGGAAGCTCCACTTTGATCGCCATCACGAAGCTTTTAAAACATCCATACCCGCTGACCCACTTATACCTGGACGGAGGCGCCCCCGACGATCCGGAAGACTACACGAACCATCTCAAAAACGTCATCCCAAATCTTCGAGAATTACGTCTCGGTTCGTTGATACGTTCGAACGGTCACGTGGACTTTGTCCGAGTCGTCCGATTGGCCAATAACCTACGAACCGTCCAGGTGGGCGTGGATATGAATAACACGTCTCGTAATGTCTGTCAATCAATCGGTCAGTTGGTGAATTTAACCGGATTTCACGCCGGCTTGAACACCTACCACTGGCCGACGACCTTGGGATGTTACCCGGCGCTCGCAGATTTGACTATCTACCTGAAAAACGACGAACAAACTCAAAACATCCTCGACTTCATGAATCACAGCCGATCACGTGATCTACGCGTGCTCCGACTGGAAACCGGAAGCGGTTACGAACAGCCGGAAGTGGACGACGTAACCGCCATATTGGATTCGATCGGAAATCACGAGAATCTGATATCGGCGCGATTGTGTTTCTTAGGCGTTGAACTATCGGAGGCGCAAATCGCGCAGATTGCAGAAATTATCGGCGATCACATCGGTCTCGTACATCTGAGTCTATTCACGAGAAACAGCGCCACCTTGCTAGAGCAGGAAGAACTAAAAGATGCCCTTCGCCGATCCGTTCGACCGCGCTTCGTCGAAACAAAATTCACTCGATAA
- the LOC141910904 gene encoding DNA excision repair protein ERCC-5-like has product MGVLGLWQLLESIGRPVTLESLEGKILAIDVSIWLHQAAKGMRDKQGNPLPNAHLIGLFNKCCKLLYYRIKPVFVFDGGVPALKRDTMNARRHRKETAEKRSEKHAQKILTNYVKSRAIHDVIGGDDTEAASVQPSTSHHRTTTDVDDLYVLPPEADNTDDKQHSDSNSLYTLGSGSEEDGDEQIQKQFQQHLKQKEFQDLDSIDFESEDFKSMPPEIQHEILSDLKEKNKRRALYRQHEMPEDSQNFSNYQVSKLMNQSRLSRRLNVVRSEMNEQQTGEIVDSLNLKGRSIETRRVQSEDSSHYILIKGLNKSLPPSTMITDRRSRQTDVITSADSSKIVNDDDDDEDRKEEIEEQTKKEERKVAAMSSQAIADWFASTQVKISTAENSSKSEDFLRKKVAISLESGDDIKPVVITASPDRRSFKSAKPIEIKDDDLVSDDDDDDDAVVEVSSAASSKKPQTFGGKTVIDCVENVSKTNADKIAKFDQITKSSENGTKSDSIRGVQPAKVDEIAIETNLKNPLLEEQKKKTFEKAEEEAEEEAPVVTEISDDSSDDDLVEVISEVVTIPSESTDDIPEIIEDDDIEGEHGEREDLIEERKNDDDDLQQTSRDIAEEFKQMTQVELKKMATDLETEGEHLQQTRGKEERLAKTITDQMHLEAQELLQLFGLPYIVCPMEAEAQCAYLDVTGQVDGVVTNDSDVWLFGGETVYKNFFNQDKHVEMFKITDLTKHLGLDRTRLIQIAVMCGSDYTEGVAGVGPVTALEILAEFPGEQLTGLKRCKEWWDEAHKQKKPPSETKIKSKLRRLEFSPGFPSEAVFKAYLEPTVDTSQEPFTWSRPDLDLLRDYSKQKLGWAKLKADEMLLPVMKKVNEISVQRTITSYFTPQFISTDGAGDAMKKKQPSKRLKRALNQINSSPTKPAPPGGASAPSEGASAPKRRSNRANVMSKREAIDKLKLSRRAAAKRTSTAPVRTVDRELVLSEDSSDNDDEVIPKIKKKNLVRAEFPACSPGSPESWGDYLKPGCGIKSLVCGGGATGRRTNKGKGRGKSSNKGGSTARPNRASVEIVKEVKLSESSSSDDEPSKG; this is encoded by the exons ATGGGAGTCCTCGGTCTATGGCAGCTTTTGGAGAGCATCGGGCGCCCGGTGACTCTGGAGTCATTGGAAGGAAAAATTCTAGCAATCG ATGTCAGTATTTGGCTGCATCAGGCGGCTAAAGGAATGCGAGATAAACAAGGCAACCCGTTACCAAACGCTCATCTGATCGGACTGTTCAATAAATGCTGTAAACTGCTTTATTATCGAATCAAGCCGGTGTTTGTGTTCGACGGAGGAGTTCCGGCTCTCAAACGAGATACTATG AACGCGCGAAGACATCGAAAAGAAACGGCCGAAAAACGCTCGGAGAAACACGCGCAGAAAATCCTGACAAACTACGTGAAATCGCGCGCGATACATGATGTCATCGGCGGTGACGATACGGAGGCTGCGTCGGTCCAGCCGTCGACCTCACATCATCGAACTACAACAGACGTCGATGATCTGTACGTGTTACCACCCGAAGCAGACAACACTGACGACAAACAACACAGTGATTCTAATTC TTTATACACGCTGGGTAGCGGGTCCGAGGAGGATGGAGATGAACAGATACAGAAACAATTTCAACAGCATCTGAAACAG AAAGAGTTCCAAGATTTGGATTCAATCGATTTCGAATCGGAAGATTTCAAATCGATGCCTCCCGAAATTCAACACGAGATCCTCTCCGATCTGAAAGAGAAAAATAAACGCCGGGCTCTGTACAGGCAGCACGAGATGCCTGAG GATTCGCAGAATTTTTCGAATTATCAAGTATCGAAGTTAATGAATCAGAGTCGTTTGTCTCGACGTCTGAACGTCGTACGCAGCGAGATGAACGAACAGCAGACGGGCGAGATAGTCGACAGTTTGAATCTGAAGGGGCGGAGCATCGAAACCCGCCGCGTCCAATCAGAAGACTCGTCgcattatattctaattaaGGGTTTGAATAAGTCGTTGCCGCCGTCGACGATGATTACGGACAGACGGAGTCGGCAGACGGATGTTATCACGTCTGCTGATAGTTCTAAAATTGttaacgatgatgatgatgacgaggaTAGAAAGGAGGAGATTGAGGAGCAAACGAAGAAGGAGGAAAGGAAAGTGGCGGCGATGTCTTCGCAAGCGATCGCTGATTGGTTTGCGTCGACGCAGGTAAAAATATCGACGGCCGAAAATTCGTCGAAATCCGAAGATTTTTTGAGAAAGAAGGTCGCGATTTCTCTCGAATCAGGTGATGATATCAAACCGGTGGTGATCACGGCGAGTCCAGATCGGCGATCCTTCAAATCTGCGAAACCGATCGAAATCAAAGACGATGATCTAGTttccgatgatgatgatgatgacgacgcTGTTGTCGAAGTTTCGTCGGCGGCGAGTTCAAAAAAACCGCAGACGTTCGGAGGAAAAACGGTCATCGATTGCGTCGAAAACGTTTCGAAGACTAACGCGGACAAAATCGCGAAATTTGATCAAATTACGAAGAGTTCGGAGAACGGGACAAAATCCGACTCCATTCGCGGAGTACAGCCGGCGAAAGTCGACGAAATCGCTATCGAaactaatttgaaaaatccgTTGTTGGAAGAACAGAAGAAAAAAACGTTTGAAAAAGCGGAGGAGGAGGCGGAGGAGGAGGCTCCGGTTGTAACTGAAATATCGGATGATTCTTCGGATG atgatttgGTTGAAGTGATCAGTGAAGTGGTAACGATACCGAGCGAATCAACTGACGACATTCCCGAGATTATCGAGGATGATGATATCGAAGGGGAACATGGTGAGAGGGAGGATCTCATAGAGGAAAGGaagaatgatgatgatgatttgcAGCAGACTTCTCGTGACATCGCAGAGGAATTTAAACAAATGACTCAG GTCGAATTGAAGAAGATGGCCACTGACCTTGAAACTGAAGGCGAACATTTGCAGCAGACGCGCGGCAAGGAGGAACGTCTCGCGAAAACGATCACAGATCAAATGCATTTAGAAGCCCAA GAATTGTTGCAGCTATTCGGTTTGCCGTACATCGTCTGCCCGATGGAAGCGGAAGCTCAGTGCGCGTATTTAGACGTGACCGGTCAGGTCGACGGTGTCGTTACGAACGATAGCGACGTGTGGCTGTTCGGCGGCGAAACCGTCTACAAAAACTTCTTCAACCAAGACAAACACGTCGAAATGTTCAAAATAACGGATTTAACTAAACACCTAG GTTTGGATCGTACGCGGCTGATACAGATCGCTGTAATGTGCGGCAGCGACTACACGGAAGGCGTGGCCGGCGTCGGCCCGGTTACTGCGCTGGAAATCCTCGCCGAGTTTCCCGGGGAACAGTTAACCGGTTTGAAACGATGCAA AGAATGGTGGGACGAGGCTCACAAGCAGAAAAAACCACCGTCGGAGACGAAAATTAAATCCAAACTTCGCAGACTTGAATTCAGTCCAG GTTTTCCGAGTGAAGCGGTTTTTAAGGCGTACCTAGAACCTACTGTTGATACGAGCCAGGAACCGTTTACGTGGAGCCGACCCGATCTAGATCTGCTACGAGATTACTCGAAACAGAAATTGGGCTGGGCGAAACTTAAAGCGGATGAAATGTTGCTTCCGGTCATGAAAAAAGTCAATGAAATATCG gTTCAAAGAACGATCACAAGTTATTTCACTCCGCAGTTCATCTCAACAGATGGCGCTGGCGACGCGATGAAGAAAAAACAACCAAGCAAGCGGCTTAAACGAGCtctcaatcaaatcaattctaGTCCTACGAAACCAGCGCCCCCTGGAGGCGCGTCTGCCCCGAGCGAAGGCGCGTCTGCTCCTAAACGCAGGAGCAATCGCGCGAACGTGATGTCGAAACGGGAAGCGATCGATAAATTGAAACTTTCACGACGAGCCGCCGCGAAACGAACTAGCACCGCTCCGGTTCGGACTGTCGATCGCGAATTAGTGTTATCGGAGGATAGCTCCGACAACGACGACGAAGTAATCCCgaagattaaaaaaaagaatttagtTCGCGCCGAATTTCCGGCTTGTTCGCCCGGGAGTCCAGAGTCCTGGGGCGATTACCTCAAACCCGGTTGCGGTATAAAATCGCTTGTGTGCGGTGGGGGCGCCACCGGCAGACGCACCAACAAGGGGAAAGGTCGCGGAAAAAGTTCGAAtaaaggtggcagcaccgcCCGGCCGAATCGCGCCTCAGTTGAAATAGTTAAAGAGGTGAAGCTTTCTGAGTCGAGCAGTAGCGATGATGAGCCGTCTAAGGGGTAG